A genome region from Thermoleophilia bacterium includes the following:
- a CDS encoding S-layer homology domain-containing protein: protein MTRKLGWAVLAATCTTLLVLLTWTAALADPGSNITAHDSSSSQVALAPTTGEIKIAAASTGCGFDLVAIPSPVQGAVPTFIAAGNNRVAWTGLVPGGYATTYLLDLATKTNVAISPSRAGHYYNPSIDGSWVVYQGSRAGAAYQDVYAYHVNSGATIQVTRNTDPGDGSDVNPRIHGGRVVWEKRAAGAPWTSGIYVYDLEAGGAPQLLLAGPEYHNPDIWQNYVVCTRDEGGRSDIILYDLTTKSSTSIGVAGKNNEDPRIDNGLVFWSCGDAVQGSAYPWSTYQIVTFDISTGSRASLTANDVGNLTPTVKGSYVAWKQHSPPGIVVLNLGTEKSQLLTIEGQDPEKPDLSDNLLVFLAGKNLYFSRLPQEGSLLFSDVDINHPYAPAISALTSLRIIQGYCDGRFGLADPTTRQQFAKMLLLTMAQWRPETYTPSISEVLPSPFIDVTLANQPPGELYPYYYVVKAAATGLITGYSDHTFRPRARVTRQQVITMAVRAGAPVLATPPDEWRGQLDYSSPAHGENIRTAEYNSLLAGIQAPLGGLSSWNTTAPATRGEVAQMLYNLLVKLLSGE from the coding sequence TTGCGGCGACTTGTACGACTCTCTTGGTTCTGCTCACTTGGACGGCAGCTTTGGCGGATCCTGGGAGCAACATCACGGCGCACGACTCTTCTAGTTCTCAGGTCGCCTTAGCGCCAACGACAGGTGAGATCAAAATCGCTGCCGCTTCGACCGGTTGCGGTTTTGATCTAGTGGCCATTCCTTCCCCGGTACAGGGCGCAGTGCCTACCTTTATCGCCGCAGGAAATAACCGGGTTGCATGGACAGGCTTGGTCCCGGGTGGTTATGCCACCACATATTTGCTTGACCTGGCCACCAAGACAAATGTTGCGATTTCCCCAAGTCGAGCCGGGCATTACTACAACCCCTCTATCGATGGATCCTGGGTCGTCTATCAAGGAAGTCGAGCGGGTGCCGCCTATCAGGACGTATACGCTTACCATGTGAACAGCGGGGCAACGATTCAAGTCACACGCAACACCGACCCAGGTGACGGCAGCGATGTCAATCCGCGGATACACGGTGGCAGGGTAGTATGGGAGAAACGCGCCGCCGGGGCGCCGTGGACGTCGGGAATATACGTCTACGACCTGGAGGCAGGCGGCGCGCCGCAACTCTTGCTTGCCGGCCCTGAGTACCACAATCCTGACATCTGGCAAAACTACGTCGTGTGCACCCGTGACGAGGGCGGCAGGTCCGACATCATTCTGTACGACCTGACAACCAAATCCAGCACCTCCATTGGAGTGGCTGGTAAAAACAACGAAGACCCCCGCATAGACAATGGCTTAGTGTTTTGGTCCTGCGGCGACGCCGTGCAGGGTTCCGCATATCCATGGTCAACTTACCAAATCGTAACTTTCGATATATCGACCGGATCCCGAGCGTCACTCACGGCCAACGACGTGGGGAATCTCACCCCTACTGTCAAAGGCTCCTATGTCGCTTGGAAGCAGCATAGTCCACCGGGCATCGTTGTCTTGAACCTCGGCACCGAGAAGAGCCAGCTTCTGACCATCGAAGGACAAGACCCTGAGAAACCGGACCTTTCCGATAACCTGCTGGTCTTCCTGGCTGGCAAAAATCTGTACTTCTCTCGTTTACCGCAGGAAGGCTCCTTGCTGTTCAGCGACGTCGACATAAACCATCCCTACGCCCCAGCGATCAGCGCTCTAACCTCTCTGCGCATAATCCAAGGCTACTGCGATGGCCGGTTTGGCCTTGCTGACCCAACCACCCGCCAGCAGTTTGCCAAGATGCTTCTTCTGACAATGGCGCAGTGGCGCCCGGAGACATACACTCCGTCCATAAGCGAGGTGCTCCCATCGCCGTTCATAGACGTCACGCTAGCCAACCAGCCGCCGGGTGAGCTATATCCCTACTACTATGTGGTTAAGGCAGCTGCTACCGGGTTGATCACTGGTTACAGTGATCACACTTTCCGCCCCCGGGCGCGAGTTACGCGGCAACAAGTGATCACCATGGCGGTAAGAGCCGGCGCCCCAGTGCTGGCAACTCCCCCAGATGAATGGCGAGGACAGCTTGACTACTCAAGCCCCGCACATGGCGAGAACATCCGCACAGCCGAGTACAATAGCTTGCTCGCCGGCATTCAGGCCCCACTTGGAGGCTTGAGCTCTTGGAACACGACCGCACCGGCCACTCGCGGGGAGGTGGCCCAGATGCTATACAATCTGCTGGTAAAGCTGCTTTCTGGCGAGTAA
- a CDS encoding prolipoprotein diacylglyceryl transferase has protein sequence MRPILATLVLGDTTVTLSAYATFYVLAWVAALLISVLAARRRKLHWGRALLAYGLALVAGLVGARLLDLAVNWNYYATNLAQIYALRFRGFALYGGLVAAVAVGILVARRLSMPIWKLADAALPGLAAGIMLMRIGCFLNGCCFGRATSLPWGVSYPPGSRAWTEVWASQLASGQTTLPGLSGPLRPVHPTQIYEALAAVVLLPFALFLARLLRRRVPLGSTDGAAFLVFALGFTLFRLANHFLRVLPANSVLPSWFYPCLYVLLSFLSAILLAQRLTGQSTGRLFRGRASQISSHETGGPPTHLTSSTCK, from the coding sequence GTGCGCCCGATATTGGCCACCCTTGTGCTGGGCGACACTACAGTCACCCTATCCGCGTACGCTACCTTTTATGTACTTGCTTGGGTAGCTGCTCTGCTCATCTCCGTGCTTGCCGCCCGCAGGAGAAAACTACACTGGGGACGGGCACTGCTTGCGTATGGGCTTGCTCTGGTTGCTGGCCTTGTGGGAGCACGCTTGCTTGATCTGGCTGTTAATTGGAATTACTACGCAACCAATCTGGCCCAGATCTACGCCCTTCGATTTCGAGGATTTGCCCTGTACGGGGGACTAGTTGCTGCAGTCGCAGTAGGAATCCTCGTAGCTCGCAGACTCTCAATGCCCATATGGAAACTGGCTGACGCGGCACTACCCGGCCTGGCTGCAGGCATCATGCTCATGCGTATCGGCTGCTTTCTCAACGGTTGTTGCTTTGGTCGAGCCACCTCGTTGCCTTGGGGTGTCTCCTACCCGCCAGGTTCCCGAGCCTGGACCGAAGTATGGGCAAGCCAGCTTGCAAGCGGACAGACAACTTTACCCGGGTTAAGCGGACCTCTCAGACCCGTTCATCCCACGCAGATATACGAGGCTCTTGCAGCCGTCGTTCTTCTCCCGTTCGCCCTGTTCCTAGCTAGACTCCTCCGTAGACGAGTTCCGTTAGGCAGCACAGACGGAGCGGCATTCCTAGTTTTCGCGCTTGGGTTTACTCTATTTCGCCTCGCAAACCACTTCTTGCGCGTGCTACCAGCCAATTCTGTTCTCCCCAGCTGGTTTTATCCCTGTCTGTACGTTTTACTGTCCTTCCTAAGCGCCATTCTCCTCGCACAACGTCTGACTGGGCAAAGCACGGGCCGCCTGTTTCGCGGCAGAGCCTCACAAATCAGCTCGCACGAAACAGGCGGCCCGCCAACTCACCTTACTAGCTCAACCTGCAAATAA